CCTGCTTTAGTTGGGAGAGGGGTCAATCATCTCCAGTTCTTTAGCAACCCTCCAATCGGCATTCGCTTTTTGCTGTTCTTTGAGATGATGCCATGCCTCGCCGCGCCGACGATAGGCTTCTGCATGCTGAGGAGCACGTTGGATAACCGCGTCATAATCAGCGATGGCTTTGGCATACTCAGCATTCTTTGCATAACTCACGCCACGTCGGTAATAGGCTTTAGGATACTCCGGTTTGAGTACTATCGCCGCGTTATAGTCAGCGATGGCTTTGGCATGTTCACCGATGTAACTATAAGCATTACCGCGCTTGATATAATCCTCCACCATTTTCGGATTGCGTGTTAAAGTCGCCGTGTAAAGTTTAATATCTTCTTCGGCATCTTCCGTACTTTGTGGCAGATAGTCAGGAGAGTCACCATTCAGCTGCTGACACTTCAGTAGAAACCTCATCGAGCCAGCAACTCCGAGTTTTCGGATAAGGACTTCACACCCAATTTCATAGATTTCGATATCAGTCATTTCTCGTATTTTGCTTTGACTCGCGGTGAATCGTTGGAGGCGTGCACGTTCCTCCGCTTCCCTTACCATACTGCCCTGTTGGATGTGTTTCGCTATCGTATCAATACCCGGTTGATTCGC
This Candidatus Poribacteria bacterium DNA region includes the following protein-coding sequences:
- a CDS encoding tetratricopeptide repeat protein gives rise to the protein MSILEMTDSELYEVGIGALTDKLGAAEVPRFIRQCQPGTGDYSVDRHKLLANQPGIDTIAKHIQQGSMVREAEERARLQRFTASQSKIREMTDIEIYEIGCEVLIRKLGVAGSMRFLLKCQQLNGDSPDYLPQSTEDAEEDIKLYTATLTRNPKMVEDYIKRGNAYSYIGEHAKAIADYNAAIVLKPEYPKAYYRRGVSYAKNAEYAKAIADYDAVIQRAPQHAEAYRRRGEAWHHLKEQQKANADWRVAKELEMIDPSPN